From a single Paraburkholderia sp. D15 genomic region:
- a CDS encoding LuxR family transcriptional regulator: protein MNGQNDYIDLLVPADECALRHRILDATAGMGFDKVVLAVLPAQGVSFGAAHMWSNCDPEWERRYRERSFDLIDPLLRHCFKSRLPLIWAPDFFEAPAQREFHDEASAYGLNRGITLPLYGLKGEVGMLTCAVHDACAMSYEQCLRCLPRLSLLRDITSEAIGQFGLDPKPGIAPRLSRRETECLRWHAVGKTSWEIGHILNVSESCINFHFNNIRRKFNVSRRHEAVLKAIEWGLLSVGDMTAGLAAN, encoded by the coding sequence ATGAATGGCCAGAATGATTACATTGACTTGCTGGTGCCGGCCGACGAGTGCGCGCTACGTCACCGCATCCTCGACGCGACCGCGGGCATGGGTTTCGACAAAGTGGTACTCGCGGTGCTGCCCGCGCAGGGCGTGTCGTTCGGCGCGGCGCACATGTGGAGCAATTGCGATCCGGAGTGGGAGCGGCGCTATCGCGAGCGGTCGTTCGACCTGATCGATCCGCTGCTCAGGCATTGCTTCAAGTCGCGCTTGCCGCTGATCTGGGCGCCGGACTTTTTCGAGGCGCCGGCGCAGCGCGAGTTTCACGACGAAGCCAGCGCGTATGGCCTGAACCGTGGCATCACCTTGCCGTTGTACGGTCTGAAGGGCGAGGTGGGCATGCTGACCTGCGCGGTGCACGACGCCTGCGCGATGAGCTACGAGCAATGTCTGCGCTGCCTGCCGCGGCTATCCTTGCTGCGCGACATCACAAGCGAGGCGATCGGCCAGTTCGGTCTCGATCCGAAACCGGGCATCGCGCCGCGACTCAGCCGGCGCGAGACCGAATGCCTGCGCTGGCACGCGGTCGGCAAGACCTCGTGGGAAATCGGCCACATTCTCAACGTGAGCGAGTCCTGCATCAATTTTCATTTCAACAACATTCGCCGCAAGTTCAACGTGTCACGTCGTCACGAGGCGGTGCTCAAGGCGATCGAGTGGGGGCTGTTGAGCGTCGGCGATATGACCGCGGGTCTCGCCGCCAACTGA
- a CDS encoding glutamate--cysteine ligase, with protein MSNAVDSDETPVVSVQQLADYIAVGCKHPDEFRIGTEHEKFLFDRTTRKPLAYHGGTGINAVLQRLLDQHGSPILDDGHLIGVRYENGAAISLEPAGQLELSGAPLASLHDTQAELHAHLDTVRAIGQELGFDAAPLGFHPTMRRDDMPWMPKRRYAIMRRYMPLVGTRGLDMMLRTCTVQVNLDYASEQDMAAKLRVSLALQPLATALFANSPFREGHPSGLMSTRADVWNDTDPDRCGIPALFMSRSFGFEPYVQWLLDDVPMYFVRRDGRYIDVAGHTFRDFIAGRIPGLDDTTPTLADFADHMTTAFTEVRLKRFLEMRGADAGSPAMMVAQSALWVGLLYDAGALADAVTLTGGIGRAELLALRRDVPRLGLDARLQGRTLRELAGDVVAIAMKGLRARARRDVHGADETQYLAPLREIAAGAPNQSEYWLGRYRDAWDGDVTRMVGELLEDDRTAAYCEV; from the coding sequence ATGTCTAACGCGGTGGATTCAGACGAGACGCCTGTCGTTTCCGTGCAGCAGCTGGCCGATTACATCGCCGTGGGATGCAAGCATCCCGACGAGTTCCGCATCGGCACCGAGCACGAAAAATTCCTGTTCGACCGCACCACGCGCAAGCCGCTTGCGTATCACGGCGGCACGGGAATCAACGCGGTACTGCAACGTCTGCTCGACCAGCACGGTTCGCCGATTCTCGACGACGGTCATCTGATCGGCGTGCGTTACGAGAACGGCGCGGCGATTTCGCTCGAACCCGCTGGGCAACTCGAATTGTCCGGTGCGCCGCTCGCCTCGCTGCACGACACGCAGGCCGAACTGCACGCGCATCTGGATACGGTCAGGGCGATCGGCCAGGAACTCGGTTTCGACGCCGCGCCGCTCGGTTTTCATCCGACCATGCGGCGCGACGACATGCCGTGGATGCCGAAGCGCCGCTACGCGATCATGCGCCGCTACATGCCGCTGGTCGGCACGCGCGGACTCGACATGATGCTGCGCACCTGCACCGTGCAGGTCAATCTCGACTACGCATCGGAACAGGACATGGCGGCCAAGCTGCGCGTATCGCTCGCGCTGCAGCCGCTCGCCACCGCGCTGTTCGCCAACTCGCCGTTCCGCGAGGGCCATCCTTCGGGCCTGATGTCGACGCGTGCGGACGTGTGGAACGATACCGATCCCGATCGCTGCGGCATTCCCGCGCTGTTCATGTCGCGCAGCTTCGGCTTCGAACCTTACGTGCAGTGGCTGCTCGACGACGTCCCCATGTATTTCGTGCGTCGCGACGGCCGCTATATCGACGTCGCCGGGCACACGTTCCGCGACTTCATCGCGGGGCGCATCCCCGGCCTCGACGACACCACGCCGACACTCGCCGATTTCGCCGATCACATGACGACTGCGTTCACCGAGGTGCGCCTGAAGCGCTTCCTCGAAATGCGCGGCGCCGATGCCGGCTCGCCCGCGATGATGGTCGCGCAGTCGGCGCTCTGGGTCGGCCTGCTGTACGACGCGGGCGCGCTCGCCGATGCGGTGACGCTGACCGGCGGCATCGGCCGCGCGGAACTGCTGGCGCTGCGCCGCGACGTGCCGCGTCTCGGTCTCGACGCGCGTCTGCAGGGCCGCACGCTGCGCGAGCTGGCCGGCGACGTGGTCGCGATCGCGATGAAAGGTCTGCGCGCGCGGGCTCGCCGCGACGTGCACGGCGCCGACGAAACGCAGTATCTGGCGCCGTTGCGCGAGATCGCGGCGGGCGCGCCGAATCAGTCGGAGTACTGGCTCGGCCGTTATCGCGACGCGTGGGACGGCGACGTCACGCGCATGGTCGGCGAGTTGCTGGAAGACGACCGCACGGCGGCATATTGCGAGGTTTAG
- a CDS encoding DHA2 family efflux MFS transporter permease subunit: MSAPAAVAGSDFRPRSVPLTTFGLALAVFMQVLDGTIANVSLPTIAGNLGVSTNQSAWVITTFSVSNAIALPLTGFLVRRFGQVKLFVWATLLFTFASLLCGLAQSLPQLVAFRAFQGLVAGPMIPTTQALMLSIYPPARRGFALSMIAMVTVVAPIAGPLLGGWITENYSWEWSFLINVPIGIFACSMVYAQMQGRPETTAKAKVDYIGLAALILGVGALQIVLDKGNDEDWFNSTFIVWMSVVAAFGILLFLIWELTEPNPIVNLRLFKHRNFAAGTLTLVLAYSAFFAVNVIVPQWLQRTLGYTAFWAGVAAAPMGIIPVLLTPFMGKYAPRFNMRILVCMAFGILGCASFLRSQFFLDVDFEHIALIQLLQGLGLALFIMPINSILLSDLKPDEIAAGSGLSTFLRTLGASFAVSITSFLWERRAVQHHAQITESISVFDPAVRQQLRVLGQGNPQTGYQLLDRMIDAQAYQISFNDVAFALGWVYIAVIVLVWLAKPPFGPKQGGGGGAAPAGAKR; this comes from the coding sequence ATGAGCGCGCCCGCGGCTGTGGCCGGCAGCGATTTCCGGCCCCGCAGCGTACCGCTCACCACCTTCGGCCTCGCGCTCGCGGTGTTCATGCAGGTGCTGGACGGCACCATCGCCAACGTGTCGCTGCCGACCATCGCCGGCAATCTGGGCGTGAGCACGAACCAGAGCGCGTGGGTGATCACTACCTTCTCGGTGAGCAACGCGATCGCGTTGCCGCTGACGGGTTTTCTGGTGCGGCGCTTCGGCCAGGTCAAGCTGTTCGTGTGGGCGACCTTGCTGTTCACCTTCGCATCGCTGCTGTGCGGGCTCGCGCAGAGCCTGCCGCAACTGGTCGCGTTCCGCGCGTTCCAGGGGCTGGTGGCCGGGCCGATGATTCCGACCACCCAGGCGCTGATGCTGTCGATCTATCCGCCGGCGCGGCGCGGTTTCGCGCTGTCCATGATCGCGATGGTGACGGTGGTCGCGCCGATCGCGGGACCGCTGCTGGGCGGCTGGATCACCGAGAACTACTCGTGGGAATGGTCGTTCCTGATCAACGTGCCGATCGGCATCTTCGCATGTTCGATGGTGTATGCGCAGATGCAGGGGCGCCCTGAAACCACCGCGAAGGCGAAGGTCGATTACATCGGGCTGGCGGCGCTGATACTCGGCGTGGGCGCGTTGCAGATCGTGCTGGACAAGGGCAACGACGAAGACTGGTTCAACTCGACCTTCATCGTCTGGATGTCCGTGGTGGCCGCGTTCGGGATTCTGCTGTTCCTGATCTGGGAGCTGACCGAGCCGAATCCGATCGTCAACCTGCGGCTTTTCAAGCACCGCAATTTCGCCGCGGGCACGCTGACGCTGGTGCTGGCCTATTCGGCGTTCTTCGCGGTCAACGTGATCGTGCCGCAATGGCTGCAACGCACGCTTGGCTACACGGCCTTCTGGGCCGGCGTGGCGGCCGCGCCGATGGGGATCATTCCGGTGCTGCTGACGCCGTTCATGGGCAAGTACGCGCCGCGCTTCAACATGCGGATTCTGGTGTGCATGGCGTTCGGCATTCTCGGCTGCGCGTCGTTTCTGCGCTCGCAGTTCTTCCTCGACGTGGACTTCGAGCACATCGCATTGATCCAGTTGCTGCAAGGGCTCGGGCTGGCGCTTTTCATCATGCCGATCAACAGCATCCTGCTGTCGGATCTGAAGCCCGACGAGATCGCCGCCGGCTCCGGTCTGTCCACCTTCCTGCGCACGCTCGGCGCGAGCTTCGCGGTGTCGATCACGTCGTTCCTGTGGGAGCGCCGCGCGGTGCAGCACCACGCGCAGATCACCGAGAGCATCAGCGTGTTCGATCCGGCGGTGCGTCAGCAACTGCGCGTGCTGGGGCAGGGCAATCCGCAGACCGGCTACCAGTTGCTCGACCGGATGATCGATGCGCAGGCCTATCAGATCTCGTTCAACGACGTCGCGTTCGCGCTGGGCTGGGTGTACATCGCGGTGATCGTGCTGGTGTGGCTCGCGAAGCCGCCGTTTGGACCGAAGCAGGGCGGCGGAGGTGGTGCCGCGCCCGCGGGTGCGAAGCGCTAG
- a CDS encoding acyl-CoA thioesterase, which yields MSKRHYETPIDVKYRDTDSMGHVSSPVYYDYLQHSYLSYMFDLLDMPRSEKLPHIMVKTQCEYLAPAMFGDKLTVRSSVVKFGSKSFELEHVMEREDKQIIARGLSTHVMFDYTTNKTAPVPEEFKEKVLSFQGEL from the coding sequence ATGTCAAAGCGACACTACGAAACTCCGATCGACGTTAAATACCGCGACACCGATTCGATGGGCCACGTGAGCAGCCCGGTCTATTACGACTATCTGCAGCACTCGTACCTCAGCTACATGTTCGACCTGCTCGACATGCCGCGTTCGGAGAAGCTGCCGCACATCATGGTGAAGACGCAGTGCGAATACCTGGCGCCCGCGATGTTCGGCGACAAGCTGACGGTGCGTTCGAGCGTCGTGAAGTTCGGCAGCAAGAGCTTCGAACTCGAACACGTGATGGAACGCGAAGACAAGCAGATCATCGCGCGCGGTCTGTCCACGCACGTGATGTTCGATTACACGACGAACAAGACGGCGCCGGTGCCGGAAGAGTTCAAGGAAAAGGTGTTGAGTTTCCAGGGCGAGCTGTAA
- a CDS encoding efflux transporter outer membrane subunit, translating into MRSSAKLTARWSAKAAALAMLIASAGCVTSSGLAPVGKLSEPSQLSASRSLAGIDAHRAWPATDWWVSLGDAQLTSLIDTALAGNPDLAMADARARDAQSQVAEAYAARFPTVTANANFTAQRQSATVYSEEEGGGFFYHTRGINLGFNWDLDLWGGKRAAWEAALGEARAAQIDAQAARIQLSVNVARAYANLNYAYAQQEVAQAEADRANEAHTLTSQRVRKGIDNQAQLKQSDSEVASAVQQQALAEQEIASARIALAVLLGQGPDAGLSIRRPAALPVPALAVPADLPADLLGRRADLVAARWRVEAASRNIASAKTDFLPNISISAMAGLATRGGASLFQAASRTYQVSPAISLPLFDGGALRGNLQHRDAQYDIAVAQYNKTLIGALNQVADNLHSLQSMHAQIDAQQHALDAAQAAWSLADQRYRAGVGSYLEALVVRQQLLLANKRMAQLRAQHVDLSLQLVEALGGGFTAQPNDSAFAAVSTSHDIQATP; encoded by the coding sequence GTGAGATCGAGCGCGAAACTGACCGCGAGATGGAGCGCCAAAGCGGCCGCGCTCGCGATGCTGATCGCATCGGCCGGCTGCGTGACGAGCAGCGGACTCGCGCCGGTGGGCAAGCTGAGCGAGCCGTCGCAATTGTCCGCGTCGCGAAGTCTCGCGGGCATCGATGCGCATCGCGCATGGCCCGCCACTGACTGGTGGGTTAGCCTCGGCGACGCGCAATTGACGTCGCTGATCGACACCGCGCTCGCGGGCAATCCCGATCTCGCGATGGCCGACGCCCGCGCCCGCGACGCGCAATCTCAGGTGGCCGAAGCGTATGCCGCGCGCTTTCCAACCGTGACGGCCAACGCGAACTTCACCGCGCAGCGCCAGTCCGCCACCGTGTATAGCGAAGAGGAAGGTGGCGGCTTCTTCTATCACACGCGCGGCATCAATCTCGGCTTCAACTGGGATCTCGATCTATGGGGCGGCAAACGCGCCGCGTGGGAAGCCGCGCTCGGCGAAGCGCGCGCCGCGCAGATCGATGCGCAGGCCGCGCGCATTCAGTTGTCGGTGAACGTGGCGCGCGCGTATGCGAATCTGAACTACGCGTATGCGCAGCAGGAAGTCGCGCAGGCGGAAGCCGATCGCGCGAACGAGGCCCACACGCTGACCTCGCAACGCGTGCGCAAGGGCATCGACAACCAGGCGCAGCTCAAGCAATCCGACAGCGAAGTCGCGAGCGCCGTGCAGCAGCAGGCGCTCGCGGAGCAGGAGATCGCCAGCGCGCGCATCGCCCTCGCGGTTCTGCTCGGACAAGGCCCCGACGCGGGACTGTCGATCCGGCGTCCGGCCGCGTTGCCGGTGCCCGCGCTCGCGGTGCCGGCCGATCTGCCGGCCGACCTGCTGGGCCGCCGCGCCGACCTGGTCGCGGCGCGCTGGCGGGTCGAAGCGGCGAGCCGCAACATCGCCAGCGCGAAGACCGACTTTCTGCCGAACATCAGCATCAGCGCGATGGCGGGACTCGCCACGCGCGGCGGTGCGTCGCTGTTCCAGGCGGCCTCGCGCACCTACCAGGTGTCGCCCGCGATCAGCCTGCCGCTGTTCGACGGCGGCGCGCTGCGCGGCAATCTGCAGCACCGCGACGCGCAATACGACATCGCGGTCGCGCAATACAACAAGACGCTGATCGGCGCGCTCAACCAGGTCGCCGACAACCTGCACAGCCTGCAATCGATGCACGCGCAGATCGACGCGCAACAACACGCGCTCGACGCCGCGCAGGCCGCGTGGTCGCTTGCCGACCAGCGCTATCGCGCCGGCGTCGGCAGCTATCTGGAAGCGCTGGTGGTGCGTCAGCAACTGTTGCTCGCCAACAAGCGGATGGCGCAATTGCGCGCGCAACACGTCGATCTGTCGCTGCAACTGGTCGAGGCGCTCGGCGGCGGTTTCACCGCGCAGCCCAACGACTCCGCGTTCGCAGCGGTCTCTACTTCTCACGACATTCAAGCCACGCCATGA
- a CDS encoding efflux RND transporter periplasmic adaptor subunit, with protein MSSEKVLEPVGQASAPVNQTTLRPGAAPDTAKQAPPGPSGPAPGGAGGAGGAPTPPKSGRRKLLLRLLIAVFAIGILGWLVWHFLIGQWYEATDNAYVQGNVVEITPQVQGTVVSIGADDGDLVRAGDALVKLDPSDTQVELAGAQAALASAVRKVRGLYSNERGLHDSLSGSQAEVDARRAALDKAQADYDRRRELGRTGAISAEELAHARDTLVSAQSAFVGAQSALANLQQQYQTSKALVDDTGVASHPDVQTAAARLRAAYLENARATLVTPVTGYVAKRTVQLSQRVQPGTPLMAVVPLRQVWVDANFTEKQVSEMRIGQPVELRSDLYGGSVRYSGRVQALGVGTGSAFSLLPAQNATGNWIKIVQRLPVRIEFTDPQQLEKHPLRIGLSMHASVDLHNRDGAMLAHQPPAEPLFSSDLYRQQLQLANALVDKVIHDNLPAGGTLASVK; from the coding sequence ATGAGCAGCGAAAAAGTTCTCGAACCCGTAGGTCAGGCCAGCGCGCCTGTGAATCAAACCACGCTGCGTCCGGGCGCCGCGCCCGACACCGCGAAGCAGGCGCCGCCGGGACCGTCCGGCCCGGCGCCGGGCGGCGCCGGTGGTGCGGGCGGCGCACCGACGCCGCCGAAATCCGGACGCCGCAAGCTGTTGCTGCGTCTGTTGATCGCGGTCTTCGCGATCGGCATTCTCGGCTGGCTGGTGTGGCACTTCCTGATCGGCCAGTGGTACGAGGCGACGGATAACGCGTATGTGCAGGGCAACGTCGTCGAGATCACGCCGCAGGTGCAGGGCACGGTGGTATCGATCGGCGCCGACGACGGCGACCTGGTCCGCGCGGGCGATGCGCTCGTGAAGCTCGATCCGAGCGACACCCAGGTCGAACTGGCGGGTGCGCAGGCCGCGCTGGCGAGTGCGGTGCGCAAGGTGCGCGGCCTGTACAGCAACGAGCGCGGTCTGCACGACAGCCTGAGCGGCTCGCAGGCCGAGGTCGATGCACGCCGCGCCGCGCTCGACAAGGCGCAGGCCGACTACGACCGTCGCCGCGAACTCGGCCGCACGGGGGCGATCTCGGCGGAAGAACTCGCGCATGCCCGCGACACGCTGGTGTCGGCGCAAAGCGCGTTCGTCGGCGCGCAAAGTGCGCTCGCGAATCTGCAGCAGCAGTATCAGACCAGCAAGGCGCTGGTCGACGATACCGGCGTCGCCTCGCATCCGGATGTGCAGACGGCCGCCGCGCGGCTGCGCGCCGCTTACCTGGAGAACGCGCGCGCCACGCTGGTGACGCCGGTCACGGGTTACGTCGCGAAGCGCACCGTGCAGTTGAGCCAGCGCGTGCAACCCGGTACGCCGCTGATGGCGGTGGTGCCGCTGCGGCAGGTGTGGGTCGACGCGAATTTCACGGAAAAGCAGGTCTCGGAGATGCGCATCGGCCAGCCCGTCGAGTTGCGCTCCGACCTGTACGGCGGCAGCGTGCGCTATAGCGGCAGGGTGCAGGCGCTGGGCGTGGGCACCGGCAGCGCGTTCTCGCTGCTGCCCGCGCAGAACGCGACCGGCAACTGGATCAAGATCGTGCAGCGTCTGCCGGTGCGTATCGAGTTCACCGATCCGCAGCAACTGGAAAAGCATCCGCTGCGAATCGGCCTGTCGATGCATGCCAGCGTCGATCTGCATAACCGCGACGGCGCGATGCTCGCGCATCAGCCGCCGGCCGAGCCGCTCTTCAGCAGCGATCTGTATCGCCAGCAATTGCAGCTCGCGAACGCGCTGGTCGACAAGGTGATCCACGACAACCTGCCGGCCGGCGGCACGCTCGCGAGCGTCAAATGA
- a CDS encoding glutamine amidotransferase, protein MSNRLPASNETSHDTSNDVQNEVPNDVPNEAQFSAPGAASLLASPHATVLAPRDAPARILIVLHREQSSPGRVGRLLQQRGYELDIRRPPLGDPLPTSMRDHAGAVIFGGPMSANDSDAWIRTETDWIGVPLREQAPFLGICLGAQMMIRHLGGKVSAHRDGIAEIGYWPIKPTLSGRALCQWPERVYQWHREGFESVTGLERLAVGEQFENQAVRYGPAAFGVQFHPEVSYQMMRRWSAAAAHKLGAPGAQDIPAQTREGHRHDRAGVVWLNSFLDRWLSLGMAGSVGSVGSVRSNGSVGGETRGHIADAQQPPLDRLEHRLVTT, encoded by the coding sequence ATGTCCAATCGCCTGCCTGCTTCAAACGAAACGTCGCACGACACGTCCAACGACGTGCAAAACGAAGTGCCGAACGATGTACCGAACGAAGCGCAATTCAGCGCGCCGGGCGCAGCATCGCTGCTCGCGTCGCCCCACGCGACCGTCCTCGCACCACGTGACGCGCCGGCCCGCATCCTGATCGTGCTGCATCGCGAACAGTCGAGCCCCGGTCGCGTCGGCCGTTTGTTGCAGCAGCGCGGCTACGAGCTCGACATCCGCCGTCCGCCACTCGGCGACCCGCTGCCCACCAGCATGCGCGATCACGCGGGCGCGGTGATCTTCGGCGGCCCGATGAGCGCGAACGATAGCGACGCGTGGATTCGCACGGAAACCGACTGGATCGGCGTGCCGCTGCGCGAACAGGCGCCGTTCCTCGGCATCTGTCTCGGCGCGCAGATGATGATTCGCCACCTCGGCGGCAAGGTCAGCGCGCATCGCGACGGCATCGCCGAAATCGGCTACTGGCCGATCAAGCCGACGTTGTCCGGACGCGCGCTGTGTCAATGGCCGGAGCGGGTCTACCAATGGCACCGGGAGGGTTTCGAGAGTGTGACCGGTCTGGAACGGCTGGCCGTGGGCGAGCAGTTCGAAAACCAGGCGGTGCGCTACGGGCCCGCCGCGTTCGGCGTGCAGTTTCACCCCGAGGTCAGCTATCAGATGATGCGGCGCTGGTCGGCCGCGGCTGCCCATAAACTCGGCGCACCCGGCGCGCAGGACATTCCTGCCCAGACCCGTGAAGGGCATCGGCACGATCGCGCCGGCGTGGTCTGGCTCAACAGTTTTCTCGACCGCTGGCTATCGCTGGGAATGGCTGGGTCGGTTGGATCGGTTGGATCGGTTCGGTCGAACGGGTCAGTTGGCGGCGAGACCCGCGGTCATATCGCCGACGCTCAACAGCCCCCACTCGATCGCCTTGAGCACCGCCTCGTGACGACGTGA
- a CDS encoding helix-turn-helix transcriptional regulator translates to MQKSAHKNTDRSSTQLSPQAKHDTARQSNASPVDAQDPSERADGPPLIAVWGEHEVDSNYQLGTREIDWHSHLRGQVFCVESGLAHVRTQHGSWLLPPHRAGWIPPGEAHKVSISGAMSGWSVVITPAASVNLPARPCVMSISELMRALVRRAVSWATQCRLDDEQERMSCVLLDEMRRAPHEPLHLPMPTDRRLVRIANAILGRPDDARTLDEWAAWAGLSARTLSRLFIAETGSSFAQWRQQACLTRALERLAQGDSVANVADALGYATPSNFIAMFRRCFGDSPAHYFAKRKPSL, encoded by the coding sequence ATGCAAAAAAGCGCGCATAAAAATACGGATCGAAGCAGCACCCAACTTTCACCGCAGGCCAAACACGACACCGCTCGCCAGAGCAATGCATCCCCGGTCGATGCGCAGGACCCGAGCGAACGCGCGGACGGTCCGCCACTGATCGCGGTGTGGGGCGAACATGAAGTGGATAGCAACTACCAGCTCGGCACGCGCGAAATCGATTGGCATAGTCATCTGCGCGGCCAGGTGTTCTGCGTCGAGAGCGGACTCGCGCATGTCCGCACGCAGCACGGTTCATGGCTATTGCCGCCGCATCGCGCCGGCTGGATTCCGCCGGGCGAAGCGCACAAGGTCAGCATCAGCGGCGCGATGAGCGGCTGGAGCGTCGTGATCACGCCGGCCGCGAGCGTCAATCTCCCCGCGCGGCCGTGCGTGATGAGCATCAGCGAATTGATGCGCGCGCTGGTGCGGCGCGCGGTGTCGTGGGCCACGCAATGCCGTCTCGACGACGAACAGGAGCGCATGAGCTGCGTGCTGCTCGACGAAATGCGCCGCGCGCCGCACGAGCCGCTGCATCTGCCGATGCCCACCGACCGCCGGCTCGTGCGCATTGCCAACGCGATCCTCGGCCGTCCCGACGATGCGCGCACGCTCGACGAATGGGCCGCGTGGGCGGGCTTGTCGGCGCGCACGCTGAGCCGGCTGTTCATCGCCGAGACCGGCAGCAGCTTCGCGCAGTGGCGTCAGCAGGCGTGCCTCACGCGCGCGCTCGAACGTCTCGCGCAAGGCGACAGCGTCGCCAATGTCGCCGATGCATTGGGCTACGCGACGCCGAGCAATTTCATCGCGATGTTCCGCCGCTGTTTCGGCGACTCCCCCGCGCATTACTTTGCGAAGCGCAAACCCTCGTTGTAG
- a CDS encoding shikimate kinase, with protein MRDFPGFMIADTGRVPPRVCLIGMMGTGKSTIGRVLAARHAVDFIDTDLALEAHAGRTIADLFARDGEARFRLLETQMLAQCLGGSRVVISTGGGVVLSAVNRSLLAARATTVWLKADIDTLWQRVHRDSARPLLNTADPHATLRELMRRRDALYRECADLCVETDALTPDQVADEIEARLVGSPLHSIV; from the coding sequence GTGCGCGACTTCCCCGGCTTCATGATCGCCGACACGGGGCGCGTGCCGCCGCGTGTCTGTCTGATCGGCATGATGGGCACCGGCAAGAGCACGATCGGGCGCGTGCTGGCGGCCCGTCATGCCGTCGATTTCATCGATACCGACCTTGCGCTCGAAGCGCACGCCGGCCGCACGATCGCGGACCTGTTCGCGCGCGACGGCGAGGCCCGCTTCCGTCTACTTGAAACGCAAATGCTCGCGCAATGCCTGGGCGGCTCGCGCGTGGTGATCTCGACGGGCGGCGGCGTGGTGCTGTCCGCGGTGAATCGATCGCTGCTCGCTGCTCGCGCGACGACGGTCTGGTTGAAGGCCGATATCGACACGCTGTGGCAACGCGTGCATCGCGACAGCGCGCGGCCGTTGTTGAATACCGCCGATCCGCACGCGACGTTGCGCGAGCTGATGCGCCGGCGCGACGCGTTGTATCGCGAATGCGCGGACCTGTGCGTGGAGACCGACGCGCTGACGCCCGATCAGGTGGCCGACGAGATCGAGGCGCGGCTGGTTGGGTCGCCGTTGCATTCGATCGTCTAG
- a CDS encoding glutathione S-transferase, translating to MLTIWGRRSSFNVQKVLWLAGELGLTYRHVPLGGEFGGCETAEFEAMNPARRIPVIELDGEIAWESHTILRLLAAHTRQAPFWLADPFARSHAERWMDWCQTTLEPDVMTGLFWAMVRTPEAERNWPLVREKNARCTQHFQMLDRVLASRPYLSGDTLGLGDIPVGATLFRYFSLDVERPALPHVGAWYRRLQQRAAYREHVMVSFEALRGIPG from the coding sequence ATGCTGACGATCTGGGGAAGACGCAGTTCGTTCAACGTGCAGAAGGTGTTGTGGCTCGCGGGCGAACTGGGTCTGACGTATCGCCACGTGCCGCTGGGCGGGGAATTCGGCGGCTGCGAGACCGCCGAATTCGAAGCGATGAATCCGGCCCGCCGCATTCCGGTGATCGAACTCGACGGCGAGATCGCATGGGAATCGCACACGATCCTGCGGCTGCTCGCCGCGCATACGCGGCAGGCGCCGTTCTGGCTCGCTGATCCGTTCGCGCGCTCGCATGCCGAACGCTGGATGGACTGGTGCCAAACGACGCTCGAACCCGACGTGATGACCGGGCTGTTCTGGGCGATGGTGCGCACGCCCGAGGCCGAGCGCAACTGGCCGCTGGTGCGCGAGAAAAACGCGCGCTGCACGCAGCACTTCCAGATGCTCGACCGCGTGCTCGCGAGCCGCCCGTATCTGAGCGGCGATACGTTGGGACTCGGCGACATTCCCGTCGGCGCGACCCTGTTCCGCTACTTCTCGCTCGATGTCGAACGACCGGCATTGCCGCACGTCGGTGCGTGGTACCGGCGCCTGCAGCAACGGGCCGCCTACCGCGAACACGTGATGGTGTCGTTCGAAGCGCTGCGCGGCATTCCTGGCTGA